Part of the Variovorax sp. PAMC 28711 genome is shown below.
CGTCGACGCCGTGCTGACTTTCTTTGCGGACGATTGCGTCATGGAACTGCCGCAAGGGCCCGAGATCTGCGGAAGCCGTTTCGAAGGCAAGGCCGCCGTGCGCGCCGGCGTGGCGTCGCGCTTCGAGGGCTTGCCCGATGTGCGCTACGACGACGCCACGCATTGCGTGGTCGGCCAGCAAGGCATCTCGCGCTGGACCATCTCGGGCACCACGCCCGAGGGCGAACGCATCGCTGCCAACGGATGCGACTTCTACTTTTTCGATGCCGATGCACGGGTCGTCCGCAAGGACTCGTACTGGAAAATCGTCCGGAAACAACCTTAGGAAGCGAACACGGCATGAACAAGAAGACCCCCGCTCCAACAACGCGCAACGCCAGTCGCCGCCCCGCCGCAGTGGCCTCGGTGCAGGAAGTCGCGCGCCAGGCGGGGGTGTCGCCGGCGACGGTATCGCGCGCGTTCAATTCGCCGCACCAGCTGAACCAGGACACGCTCAAGCGCGTGACCGCCGCCGCGCAGGCGCTGCGCTACCAGCCGAACGGCGTGGCGCGCTCGTTGCGACGCAGCCGGAGCATGGCCATCGGCGCGGTCATCCCGTCGTTCCGGCACGGCTACTTCGGCAGCATGGTGGAAGGCTTGCAGGTGGGCTGCCGCAATGCCGGCTATTCGCTGCTGATCGCCACGTCGGACTACGACGAGAAGAAAGAGCTCGACGCGGTGCACGCCATGGTCCGGCAAGGCGTCGACGGGCTGGTGCTGGTCGGCGTGCAGCGCGACCCCGAGCTGGCGGTGTTGCTCGAACAGAGCGGCCTGCCCTGCATCGTGACCTGGTCGTACAGCCCCGACGTCGCCTGCATCGGCTTCGACCACCAGAAGGCGATGGACAACGCGACGCGGCATCTGCTGGACCTGCGGCACGAGCGCTTCGCGGTGATCATGGCCTTCTTGCGCGTCAGCGACCGCGAGCGCGACCGCCTCGCCGGCATCGAGGGCGCGCTCGCAGCACGAGGCCTGCCGCTGCCTGCCGATCGCATCGTGTTCGCGGGCGGCAGCGGCCTGCAGGATGGCCGCAATGCCATGCGTGCCGTGCTGCAGCAGCATCCCGACACGACCGCCGTGATCTGCGCCAACGACTTGCTTGCAGCCGGCGCACTCATGGAATGCCGCACGCAGGGCATCGCGGTGCCCGAGCGAATGTCCATCACCGGCTACAGCGACCTCGAAGTCGCGGCAGCGATGGACCCGGGCATCACCACGGTGAGCACGCCGTCCGAAAAGCTCGGCCTCCTGGCGGCCGAATGGCTGGCCCGCAAGCTCGCGGGCGAGACCGTGATGGAACGCTGCGAACTCGAGACCCAACTCATCATCCGCGGCAGCACCGGGCCCGCCGCATCAACTGCACGAACAGGCACACCATGAATTCAATCGACACCGAAGACTTCATCACCCCGCGTTACGACGTGGCAATCGAAAGCGACGTGCGCTACGGCGAAGCGGTCGTGGACTTTGGCACGACACCGCGCACGCGGCCACTGCTGCTCGACATCTACCGTCCCGTCGGTGCACCGGACGTGGCCAGGCCCGCGCTCGTGCTGGCGTTTGGCGGTGCGTTCCACCGCGGCTCGCGGCAGACCGACATCGTTCAGGAAGACGGTCACGAGAACACGCCGATCTCGGGTTACTGCCACGAGTTCGCGCGACGTGGCTATGTGTGCTTTTCCATCGACTACCGACTCACGCCTGAAGACCCGCAACCCGGCACCACGCCGCTCTTGCTGAACCCGATGGGCATCAGCCGCGACCGGATCGATTTCGTGCGCCGAATCATGGGCTTGCCGCCCTCGACGCCCGTGATGATCGCCAACGCGATCGAAGCGGCCATCGACGACATGGGGACGGCCATCGACTGGGTGCACGCCAACGCGCAGGCATTGGGCGTGGCGCCGGACCGCATCGCCGCGGGCGGCTTCTCGGCCGGCGCCATGATGGCGCTCGCAGCCGCCTACGGCCAGAAGAGCCCAGCGGCGGCCGTGGTCGCGCTGTCGGGTGCGATGGGCATCGCCGAGATGCACAAGTACATCGTCGCCGCGGACGCGCCGCCGGCCATCCTGTTCCGCGGCGCGAACGATTTGCCCGGCATGGGCCCGATCAACGACGCGCTGCATCTGCACATGCAGACCCTCGGCGTCGACCACGAGAGCTACATCGTCGACGACGGCTCTCACTTCTATCCGGCCTGCGCATCGATCACTCCCGTCGCAGGCACGCACCATGCGAGCGTCGAGGATGCGATCGCGCGCTTCCTCGCCACGCGCATGGTCGCGGCTCCAGGAATCGCTGCGTGACGACGAGGGCGACGCAGCAAGTGCCGACCGCAGGCGCGGGCCCGCTCGCTTTCGGCAGCCGCGACCTCGTCGCTGCGCTGGGCGTGGTCGTCATCTGGGGCCTCAACTTCGTGGCAATGAAGTTCTCGCTGCGCGACTTCACGCCGTTCCAGCTGGGCGCCGCGCGCTACGTCTTCGCGGCGTTGCCGCTGGTGCTGCTGGTCAAGCGCCCCCAGTTGCCGATGCGCTGGCTCGTCTACTACGGGTTGGCGCAAGGCGTGGGTCAGTTCGGCCTGCTGTTCGTGGCGCTGCAGGCCGGCATGACGGCCGCGCTGGCGTCGGTCGTGATGCAGACGCAGCTGTTCTTCACCACGCTGCTCGGCGTGGTGCTGCTGCACGAGCGCATCGGCGGGCCGCTGCGCATCGGACTGGCGCTGGCCGCCATCGGATTGGGCTGCTTCGCGCTCAACTTCGTCGGTGGTGGCGCGGCCGGTGGCACCACCCTGCTCGGCCTGCTGCTGAATCTGTGCGCTGCCGCGATGTGGGGTGTCTCGAACATCATCACGCGCAAGGCGCAACAGTCGCACCCGCACTACGACGCGCTCGGCTTCGTGGTGTGGAGCAGCCTGGTGCCCATCCTGCCCTTCGTGGCGATGAGCCTGCTGTTCGATCCGGTCGCGGTGCGCTGGCAGTGGCTGCACGCGAGCGTCGGCGCGTGGCTGGGCGCGGCGTATCTGGGCTGGGTCGCCACGATCCTCGCCTACGCGATGTGGACCGGACTTTTCAAGCGCCACCCGGCAAATCGCGTCGCGCCCTTCAGCCTGGGCGTGCCGGTGGTCGGCCTCGCGGCCGGCATGGGCCTGCTGGGCGAAACCATCACCGCGTGGCAGTGGGCCGGCATCGCCTTCGTGGTCGCCGCGCTGGCCGCGGTGATGTTCGGCGGCCGCCTTTCCAACACGAATTTCTTTATCCGGAGATCGATGTGAACGTTGCAAGAAGTCTTTGTATGGCCCTTGGGCTGGTGCTGTCGGCAGGCGCGGTCCAGGCGCAGGCGTTTCCCGACAAGCCGATCAAGCTGGTGGTGCCGTTCCCGGCGGGCGGCGGCACCGACATCGTCGCGCGCAAGCTCGGCGAGCATCTTCGGCAAGACCTCGGCCAGCCGATCGTCGTCGACAACAAGCCCGGTGCCAGCGGCAACATTGGCGCCGACAGCGTTGCCCGGTCGTCGCCAGACGGCTACACGCTGATGCTGACTGCAGCACCCTTTGCCATCGCGCCGGCGGTGTTCAAGGGCCTGTCGTTCGACCCGGTGAAAGACTTCGAGCCGGTGGCGCAGATCGCGATCGTTCCCCTGCTGCTGGTGACGCGGGCCGACTCGCCCATTCGTTCGGTGGCCGA
Proteins encoded:
- a CDS encoding nuclear transport factor 2 family protein, whose translation is MPTEELILNKLEGLADAFNGHDVDAVLTFFADDCVMELPQGPEICGSRFEGKAAVRAGVASRFEGLPDVRYDDATHCVVGQQGISRWTISGTTPEGERIAANGCDFYFFDADARVVRKDSYWKIVRKQP
- a CDS encoding LacI family DNA-binding transcriptional regulator; amino-acid sequence: MNKKTPAPTTRNASRRPAAVASVQEVARQAGVSPATVSRAFNSPHQLNQDTLKRVTAAAQALRYQPNGVARSLRRSRSMAIGAVIPSFRHGYFGSMVEGLQVGCRNAGYSLLIATSDYDEKKELDAVHAMVRQGVDGLVLVGVQRDPELAVLLEQSGLPCIVTWSYSPDVACIGFDHQKAMDNATRHLLDLRHERFAVIMAFLRVSDRERDRLAGIEGALAARGLPLPADRIVFAGGSGLQDGRNAMRAVLQQHPDTTAVICANDLLAAGALMECRTQGIAVPERMSITGYSDLEVAAAMDPGITTVSTPSEKLGLLAAEWLARKLAGETVMERCELETQLIIRGSTGPAASTARTGTP
- a CDS encoding alpha/beta hydrolase; the encoded protein is MNSIDTEDFITPRYDVAIESDVRYGEAVVDFGTTPRTRPLLLDIYRPVGAPDVARPALVLAFGGAFHRGSRQTDIVQEDGHENTPISGYCHEFARRGYVCFSIDYRLTPEDPQPGTTPLLLNPMGISRDRIDFVRRIMGLPPSTPVMIANAIEAAIDDMGTAIDWVHANAQALGVAPDRIAAGGFSAGAMMALAAAYGQKSPAAAVVALSGAMGIAEMHKYIVAADAPPAILFRGANDLPGMGPINDALHLHMQTLGVDHESYIVDDGSHFYPACASITPVAGTHHASVEDAIARFLATRMVAAPGIAA
- a CDS encoding EamA family transporter — its product is MPTAGAGPLAFGSRDLVAALGVVVIWGLNFVAMKFSLRDFTPFQLGAARYVFAALPLVLLVKRPQLPMRWLVYYGLAQGVGQFGLLFVALQAGMTAALASVVMQTQLFFTTLLGVVLLHERIGGPLRIGLALAAIGLGCFALNFVGGGAAGGTTLLGLLLNLCAAAMWGVSNIITRKAQQSHPHYDALGFVVWSSLVPILPFVAMSLLFDPVAVRWQWLHASVGAWLGAAYLGWVATILAYAMWTGLFKRHPANRVAPFSLGVPVVGLAAGMGLLGETITAWQWAGIAFVVAALAAVMFGGRLSNTNFFIRRSM